Proteins from one Anaerolineales bacterium genomic window:
- a CDS encoding DUF72 domain-containing protein, which translates to MIRLGTSGFSYDDWIGPVYPRDMPRIQWLPYYATMFNTVELNVTYYRVPSWKVVKGWVERTPAEFLFTVKAHRSLTHEREEPDFGQFQAGITPLIEAGKLACILVQFPHSFRPNPENRDYLGTVREGLADLSLVIEFRNSDWVTEATFALLESLDLGFCCVDEPDLKGLMPSIVRATGPVAYVRFHGRNAAHWWQHEHAWERYDYTYDESELAEWIPKLRALDSAAPLTLVYANNHYRGQSVDTLRKLESLLVG; encoded by the coding sequence TTGATCCGTCTGGGGACTTCCGGTTTTTCGTACGACGATTGGATCGGCCCGGTGTATCCCCGGGACATGCCGCGCATCCAGTGGCTGCCTTACTACGCCACGATGTTCAATACCGTCGAACTGAACGTGACTTATTACCGGGTCCCCTCATGGAAAGTGGTGAAAGGTTGGGTTGAACGGACGCCTGCGGAGTTTCTGTTCACTGTCAAAGCGCACCGCAGTTTGACGCACGAACGCGAGGAACCTGATTTCGGCCAATTTCAGGCCGGCATCACGCCGTTGATCGAAGCGGGAAAGCTGGCCTGCATCCTGGTTCAATTCCCTCATTCGTTCCGGCCCAATCCGGAAAACCGGGATTACCTGGGCACCGTCCGGGAAGGTCTGGCTGACCTGTCCCTGGTAATCGAATTCAGGAACAGCGATTGGGTCACGGAAGCCACGTTCGCGTTGTTGGAATCCCTCGACCTTGGGTTTTGCTGTGTAGACGAACCGGACCTGAAAGGATTGATGCCTTCCATCGTGCGTGCCACGGGACCGGTGGCTTACGTGCGCTTTCACGGACGGAATGCTGCACACTGGTGGCAGCACGAGCACGCCTGGGAACGCTACGACTACACGTACGACGAATCCGAGTTGGCTGAATGGATCCCCAAACTGCGTGCCCTGGACTCCGCTGCTCCACTTACCCTGGTGTATGCCAACAATCACTACCGCGGACAAAGCGTGGATACGCTCCGCAAGCTGGAATCGCTCCTGGTTGGATAG
- a CDS encoding zinc-dependent alcohol dehydrogenase family protein, translating into MKAMRLNQPAPIEDRPLELVEVEKPQPGPGQLLVQVHACGVCRTDLHTVEGEITPPKYPIIIGHQIVGTVESAADDVEGWEPGDRVGIPWLHRACGKCFYCESGFENLCELAEFTGFDVDGGYAEWTLSDASYSLPLPKSLEDPLIAPLLCAGIIGYRSLRKSDLNPGERLGLVGFGASAHLAIQVATHWGCDVSVFTRSEGHRRLASKLGAAWVGGIDDEISGKLDRAVLFAPVGNLVPVILEKLRRGGTLAINAIYMSPIPKMDYDLIYDERTLRSVANATYQDGIEFMQLADEIPFEISIQKYALRDANQALLDLKHSRIDGAGVLII; encoded by the coding sequence ATGAAAGCCATGCGTTTAAACCAACCGGCCCCGATCGAGGATCGACCCCTCGAGCTGGTCGAGGTCGAAAAACCGCAGCCAGGGCCAGGCCAACTTCTCGTTCAAGTGCACGCCTGCGGTGTTTGCCGCACCGACCTGCACACCGTGGAAGGGGAAATCACGCCGCCGAAGTACCCCATCATTATCGGGCATCAAATCGTTGGCACTGTAGAAAGCGCTGCGGATGACGTCGAGGGTTGGGAGCCGGGGGATCGTGTGGGCATTCCCTGGCTGCATCGAGCTTGTGGGAAGTGCTTTTATTGTGAATCGGGCTTCGAGAATCTTTGCGAACTCGCCGAGTTCACCGGTTTCGACGTCGATGGCGGCTATGCGGAGTGGACTTTATCGGATGCCAGCTACTCCTTGCCGCTCCCCAAATCGCTGGAAGATCCACTGATCGCACCACTGCTCTGCGCCGGGATCATCGGATATCGTTCCTTGCGCAAGTCGGATTTGAATCCGGGAGAACGGCTGGGGCTGGTTGGTTTCGGTGCCAGCGCACATCTGGCCATTCAAGTCGCAACTCATTGGGGTTGTGATGTGTCCGTCTTCACCCGCAGCGAGGGGCATCGCCGCTTGGCCAGTAAACTGGGCGCCGCCTGGGTCGGTGGTATCGACGACGAAATCTCCGGGAAGTTGGATCGCGCCGTTCTATTCGCGCCTGTCGGCAATCTCGTCCCAGTGATTCTGGAGAAATTGCGCCGCGGGGGAACGCTGGCGATCAACGCCATCTACATGAGTCCCATTCCCAAGATGGATTACGATCTCATTTACGACGAACGCACGTTGCGCAGCGTGGCCAACGCAACCTACCAGGATGGGATCGAATTCATGCAATTGGCCGATGAGATACCGTTCGAGATCTCGATCCAGAAGTATGCCCTTCGGGATGCCAACCAGGCACTCTTGGACTTGAAACATAGCCGGATCGATGGTGCAGGAGTGTTAATCATTTGA
- a CDS encoding inositol-3-phosphate synthase, with protein sequence MPGSKKVRVAIIGIGNCASALVQGVQYYRKAKKTDRVPGIMHVELGGYHINDIEFTAAFDVVKSKVGLDLSEAVFAHPNNTVHFCDLPNMGVPVSRGMTHDGIGKYLSQVVEKAPGPTDDIVGILKDTKTDIVVSYLPVGSEMATKWYVEQILEAGCAFVNCVPVFIASSDYWVGRFEEKGLPLIGDDIKSQVGATITHRVLTSLFLDRGVHIDRTYQLNFGGNMDFYNMLERERLESKKISKTGAVTSLLPYKMPDENIHVGPSDYVPWLTDRKWCHIRMEGTTFGDLPLNLELKLEVWDSPNSAGVVIDAVRCAKLALDRGLSGPILAPASYFMKTPPKQYTDDVARQMTEDFIQGRPTAADAS encoded by the coding sequence ATGCCAGGCAGTAAGAAGGTACGTGTTGCGATCATCGGTATCGGCAACTGTGCCTCGGCTCTCGTGCAAGGGGTTCAGTATTACCGCAAGGCCAAGAAGACCGACCGGGTTCCCGGAATCATGCACGTCGAGCTCGGGGGGTATCACATCAACGACATCGAATTTACGGCCGCGTTCGACGTCGTCAAGAGCAAAGTGGGTTTGGATTTGAGTGAAGCGGTCTTCGCCCACCCGAACAATACGGTTCACTTCTGCGACCTCCCGAACATGGGGGTACCCGTCTCACGAGGCATGACCCACGATGGGATCGGGAAATATCTCTCTCAGGTCGTCGAGAAGGCGCCCGGCCCCACGGATGACATCGTTGGGATCCTGAAAGATACGAAAACGGACATCGTGGTGAGTTATCTGCCGGTGGGATCCGAAATGGCGACCAAGTGGTACGTCGAACAGATCCTTGAAGCGGGCTGCGCATTCGTCAACTGCGTGCCCGTTTTCATCGCCAGCTCGGACTACTGGGTCGGCCGCTTCGAGGAGAAGGGCCTCCCATTGATCGGCGACGACATCAAGAGTCAGGTCGGAGCGACGATCACCCACCGTGTCTTAACTTCCCTGTTCCTCGATCGTGGCGTGCACATCGACCGCACCTACCAGTTGAACTTCGGGGGGAACATGGACTTCTACAACATGTTGGAGCGCGAGCGCCTGGAGTCGAAGAAGATCTCGAAGACGGGTGCGGTGACCAGTTTGCTGCCCTACAAGATGCCCGATGAAAATATACACGTCGGACCGAGTGATTACGTGCCCTGGTTGACCGATCGCAAATGGTGCCATATCCGCATGGAAGGAACGACGTTCGGGGACCTGCCTTTGAACCTGGAGTTGAAGCTTGAAGTGTGGGACTCCCCCAACTCTGCCGGTGTAGTGATCGACGCCGTGCGTTGTGCGAAACTGGCCCTCGACCGAGGCCTGTCCGGGCCGATACTGGCACCGGCATCCTATTTCATGAAGACGCCGCCGAAGCAGTACACCGACGACGTCGCCCGCCAGATGACGGAGGATTTCATACAGGGAAGGCCCACGGCGGCCGATGCGAGTTAA